One Pseudomonas fluorescens genomic region harbors:
- a CDS encoding C40 family peptidase translates to MTMSARLTLILCAALLSACASRPPPPAPVVRAPIVFGPAQAFSPVAEDVLFRALGLVGTPYRWGGNTPDSGFDCSGLIGFVYRDAAGIALPRSTREMIVMQAPNVGKEGLQTGDLIFFATNGGSQVSHAGIYVGEGRFVHAPATGGTVKLDSLSKAYWQKAYLSAKRVLQPGQLAHNP, encoded by the coding sequence ATGACGATGTCGGCCCGCCTCACTTTGATCCTTTGTGCCGCGCTGCTCAGCGCCTGCGCCAGTCGCCCGCCACCGCCAGCCCCCGTGGTTCGCGCGCCGATCGTGTTCGGCCCGGCCCAGGCGTTTTCTCCCGTTGCTGAAGACGTGCTGTTCCGCGCACTCGGCCTGGTTGGCACGCCTTATCGCTGGGGCGGCAATACGCCGGATTCGGGTTTCGATTGCAGTGGCCTGATCGGCTTTGTCTACCGCGACGCAGCGGGTATTGCGCTGCCACGCTCAACCCGCGAAATGATCGTCATGCAGGCACCGAATGTTGGCAAGGAAGGCTTGCAGACCGGTGACCTGATTTTCTTCGCCACCAATGGCGGTTCGCAGGTGAGTCACGCGGGCATTTATGTCGGAGAAGGGCGCTTTGTGCATGCGCCGGCCACGGGAGGCACGGTCAAGTTGGACAGCCTGTCGAAGGCGTATTGGCAGAAGGCCTATCTGAGCGCCAAGCGGGTGTTGCAGCCGGGGCAGTTGGCGCATAACCCTTAG
- a CDS encoding C40 family peptidase → MLKRFAPLVPLALVTLLFGCAAHSPVQEPPQQVKNSATAQSSVIYQDELDTEKELNEFNGSKPYQLPVLADSILERGMSLIGTRYRFGGTSEAGFDCSGFIGYLFREEAGMNLPRSTREMINVDAPLVSRSNLEPGDLLFFATNGRRGRVSHAGIYLGDNQFIHSSSRRSGGVRIDSLGDSYWSKTFIEAKRALAMAPTVVTARK, encoded by the coding sequence ATGCTAAAGCGCTTCGCACCCCTCGTGCCTCTCGCACTTGTTACCCTGTTGTTCGGTTGTGCCGCTCATTCTCCAGTTCAAGAGCCGCCTCAGCAGGTAAAAAATTCTGCCACTGCCCAGTCCTCCGTTATTTATCAGGACGAGCTGGACACCGAAAAAGAACTCAACGAATTCAACGGCAGCAAGCCTTATCAGCTTCCTGTTCTGGCCGACAGCATTCTCGAACGCGGCATGTCCCTGATCGGTACCCGCTATCGTTTTGGCGGTACGTCTGAAGCCGGTTTCGACTGCAGCGGCTTTATCGGTTATCTGTTCCGCGAAGAAGCCGGCATGAACCTGCCTCGCTCCACCCGCGAAATGATCAACGTGGACGCGCCGCTGGTCTCGCGCAGCAATCTTGAGCCGGGCGACTTGCTGTTCTTCGCCACTAACGGTCGTCGCGGTCGCGTCAGTCACGCCGGGATCTACCTGGGTGATAACCAGTTCATCCATTCCAGCAGTCGTCGCAGCGGCGGTGTTCGCATCGACAGCCTCGGTGACAGCTACTGGAGCAAGACCTTCATCGAAGCCAAGCGTGCACTCGCCATGGCGCCGACCGTGGTCACCGCTCGCAAATAA